The segment GCTGCGGAGCTCGATGGGACGGATGCCGGGGGCACAGCCCGAGCCCGTCCGGGTGTGGGATGCAGCGCGGTGTCCCTGGGACCCCTCTGGGTCggggctcctctctccagctgAGGGTCCCTGCGCTGTGGGCTCCTCCCGCCGGGTTTGGGGCCATCCCTCCAGTCTCTCACCCCATCAGTTTGAGGGGCCCGTCCCTCCCgcccgggggtgtccccacgGGTTCCTCGCCGTCCCCGCCGGTGTCACCTGCTCTCCGCGCGGCGTCCTCGGCCCGCTCGAGATGGAAGATGGTGAGGAGCGGCAGGAGCCCCCGCAGGAGGTGCCCGGGCAGCGCTGCGGAGAGCCAGAGGGAGAGGGCGGCAGGGTGCGGGCAGGCtcgggccccgcgccccgccgccctGCGCCGCCCGCGCCTTACCCCAGACGTCCCGTTCCAGGGCGGCCATGCTGCGGCTCACGGCGGCCGCGCTCAGCGCGAACAGGCTGCGCGGCCGCTCGGCCGCCATCACCGCCTCGGGCACGGGCCGTCCGCACCGCGCCGCCATCTTGGAAGGCGGCTACAGCGGGCGGCCATGTTGGGGAGGTCGTGCCGAGCAGCGGGGCGGACACCCGGCGGTAGCAGCCCGGCCGAGCCGGCTCCGAGGCCGAGACACACCGGaagaagggagaggaaaggCGGGAGCGCAGCAACGGCCGTCTTGGCGCGGCCACACGCGCGGCCGCTGCCAGCTGCCATGTTTGGAAGGGCCGCGCCCCGGGCCGAAGCACCGCCCTGCGGAGAGAGCGCTTCCGCTTCCGGCGCGGGCAGAGGCGGTTCCGGCGGGTGACCCTGGCGAGTCCTTCTGTGCGGCGGGAGCGCGATGGGGCAGCGCGGGGAGCCCGAGgtgggcgcggggcggcgcggggcccgCACGGCACCCCCGGGCGGGCAGGCGGGCGGTAACGCTgtgctctcttttctttccgcaggaggaagaggaagagctCGTGGTAAGACGGGGAGCCGCGGCGGGGACCTGCGGCTGCCCGGGGCCGTCAGCGCCGACGAGCAGGCTCGGGGGGCtcgggcggggccgcgccgtgCCCGCGCTCCAGAGCTCCGTGGGGAGGCCGGGCTGCGGTGTGCATGCGGGGCTCCCTCTTGAAGCGCTGGGGCTCGGGGGGAAGCGGCGAGCGGCGCTGTCCCGGTGCTCACCGCGGCCCCGTGTCCGCAGGACCCCCTGACCACGCTGCGGGAGCAGTGCGAGCAGATAGAGAAATGCGTGAAGGCCAGGGAGCGGCTGGAGCTGTGTAGCGAGCGGGTGTCCTCCCGCCCCGAGACAGAGGAGCAGTGCACAGAGGAGCTCTTCGACTTCCTGCACGCCAGGGACCACTGTGTAAGTGCAGCGGCCCTGCTGCGGCTCTGAGCAGAGCTGCCGTCAGCCAcgctgctggcagggctgccaGGTTCAGTGGGAGCTGTGCTACCTGTTCGGTCCTGCTTTTTTCTGTAATGTTTGGTTCCTCTTTGTTGCAACAGATCTAGCTGGGATTCAGTACGTTGCTAAACAATTAAATAACTCAAACCCAGTGTTTGTACCCTGCAAATGCCACTTAGCTATTTCTGTCTTGTACTTGCCATTTTTAAAGTTAAGCCTTTTGAACCTGAGCTGAAGCTTTGTAAGGCACCTCAATAGCTTTCTTGAATGACTTTTTGCAGCTGTGGAGGTGTGCATTGTTGGCCCAGAAAACCAGTAGGCAACACCTTGCTGATTTCCATCCCTAAGCCATGAGTTACTGAGGGCTCTCTTTCTTTCCAGGTTGCTCACAAGCTTTTCAGTAAGCTTAAGTGAAGGGGGCATGGTTGTCCATCGGCTTCCACAGCCGGTGCCAGCGGTTCCTGGGTCACAGTTCTGCTTCCTGCAGTCCATCCTCCCTGCTGAGCATGAATGAAACGGCTTCCTGGCAGCCTGTCACTGCCTCTGTGCTCCTGGAAGGTGTGCagctgtgcaaaaaaaaaaaaaaaaacccaacgtGTTGATGTTCTGTAATTTTCCATATTAAACATTGAGAGTTCCTGTGGAAGTGCTCTGTGTTTATTTCCTAGTTCTTGTGCTTCTGACTTGTACTGGGTGAAGATGAAATCAGTGGGTATCAGAGCCCAGTTAAGGGCAGGAGAGTTTTCCTCACTTGTGGGAGTGTAATTTTTGTGCTGCCATGAcggacagctgctgcagcccaatCCCAGAGGGAAGAATTTGTCTGTTGGAGCCACAAAGATTATTCCTAAGCCCCTGAAGACCAGTGTTGTTCACGCAGTATGTTCTGACTAAATTAGACTAAAGGGAGAACCTTTTCTTGGAGAGAAGAGCTCGTCCCCACGCTCAGGGGAAAgctgtcacctgtccctcactGTCTCGTGCTTCTGCCAGCGGCTGGAAGAGcctcctggcagcagccagctctgccttcTTGCCCACGAAACCAACCACGTGGCTGTGGAGGTGCATGGGGGTGATTCACCTGCTCAAGCCCCGGTCAGGGTCACCTGGGGGGAGCTAAAGCCTTTCAGTGTGAATTACCAGCCCGTTCTGCTCACCCTGGGACTGTCCTGTCCgtgctctgcctgctcctttcgCGAGAGACAGTGTTTGGTAGGAGGAAAACTAGGGTATCTCACGGCTATTCTTCAAAGCGGAATGAAAGCCACCACCTTATAAATCTGGTTGTTC is part of the Anomalospiza imberbis isolate Cuckoo-Finch-1a 21T00152 chromosome 9, ASM3175350v1, whole genome shotgun sequence genome and harbors:
- the UQCRH gene encoding cytochrome b-c1 complex subunit 6, mitochondrial, whose product is MGQRGEPEEEEEELVDPLTTLREQCEQIEKCVKARERLELCSERVSSRPETEEQCTEELFDFLHARDHCVAHKLFSKLK